One Aegilops tauschii subsp. strangulata cultivar AL8/78 chromosome 7, Aet v6.0, whole genome shotgun sequence genomic window carries:
- the LOC109736249 gene encoding cytochrome P450 CYP72A616 has product MDTLGSPPWSLLCALGALLAALWCAGRALTGAWLRPRRLARALRSQGVSGTQYRFPSGDMKEYVRLIAAACSQPMPLSLHAVAARAVPFDHAIIKQHGKVALTWFGPEPRVVVADPRLFREILSNKQGQFGKQRSILRIERLLANGLTTHQGDKWVAHRRIINHAFHLEKLKRMLPAFAECSSELVRRWGDSMGQSDVQEIDVWPEFQNLTGDVISRVAFGSSFGEGRKIFQLQSEQAQNAVKMANVMYIPGYRFLPTKLNTRMKANAREVELLLKGVITKRERAMKDGHADNDDLLGVMMESNIEESQEAGSSMPTMTTDDIVGELKLFYFAGMETTAVLLTWAMVLLSMHPEWQDRAREEVLRVFGKNQPDSEGINRLKVVTMILYEVLRLYPPILLLGREAYKETELGGVTYPAGVTFALPIVCIHHDPDVWGEDVDEFKPERFAEGIAGASKNSPAFFPFGRGPRICVGQNFALLEAKMGLSVILQHFMFELSPSYTHSPCPVSTLQPQHGSQIKLTKL; this is encoded by the exons ATGGACACTCTTGGCTCACCACCATGGAGCTTGCTCTGCGCTCTCGGTGCCCTGCTGGCCGCGCTGTGGTGCGCCGGCCGGGCGCTGACCGGCGCCTGGCTCCGCCCGCGGAGGCTGGCCCGGGCCCTGCGGTCCCAGGGCGTCAGCGGCACGCAGTACCGCTTCCCCTCCGGCGACATGAAGGAGTACGTGCGGCTCATCGCGGCGGCGTGCTCCCAGCCCATGCCGCTGTCCTTgcacgccgtcgccgcccgcgcGGTGCCGTTCGACCATGCCATCATCAAGCAACACG GTAAAGTTGCTCTGACTTGGTTCGGTCCGGAGCCGAGGGTGGTGGTGGCGGACCCTCGGCTGTTCCGGGAGATCCTGTCGAACAAGCAGGGCCAGTTCGGGAAGCAGAGGTCTATCCTTCGGATCGAGCGGCTATTGGCCAACGGCCTGACGACCCACCAGGGCGACAAGTGGGTCGCCCACCGGAGGATCATCAACCACGCCTTCCATCTCGAGAAGCTCAAG AGGATGTTACCGGCTTTCGCAGAGTGTTCTAGTGAACTTGTGCGAAGATGGGGAGACTCCATGGGGCAAAGTGATGTGCAGGAGATAGATGTGTGGCCAGAGTTTCAGAACCTCACAGGGGACGTCATCTCCCGAGTAGCGTTCGGGAGCAGCTTCGGTGAAGGGAGAAAGATCTTCCAGTTGCAGTCAGAGCAGGCGCAAAATGCTGTCAAGATGGCAAACGTGATGTACATCCCCGGTTACAG GTTCCTGCCAACAAAGCTCAATACAAGGATGAAGGCAAATGCCCGGGAGGTCGAACTACTCCTGAAAGGCGTAATCACGAAGAGGGAGAGGGCGATGAAGGATGGCCATGCCGACAACGACGATCTACTAGGCGTGATGATGGAGTCAAACATAGAAGAAAGCCAGGAAGCCGGAAGCTCCATGCCGACGATGACCACCGACGACATAGTAGGGGAGCTGAAGCTCTTCTATTTCGCGGGCATGGAGACAACCGCGGTGCTGCTCACGTGGGCAATGGTCCTGCTAAGCATGCATCCCGAGTGGCAGGACCGCGCGAGGGAGGAGGTTCTCCGCGTCTTTGGGAAGAACCAGCCGGATTCCGAGGGCATAAACCGGCTGAAAGTC GTGACGATGATACTATATGAGGTTCTTAGGCTATACCCACCGATTCTGCTACTTGGTCGGGAGGCGTATAAAGAAACAGAGCTGGGAGGCGTCACATATCCAGCCGGCGTAACATTTGCGCTGCCAATTGTGTGCATTCACcatgatccagatgtgtggggagAAGATGTCGATGAATTTAAGCCGGAGAGGTTTGCGGAGGGCATCGCCGGCGCATCCAAGAACTCGCCGGCGTTCTTTCCGTTTGGCCGGGGACCGCGGATTTGTGTCGGGCAGAACTTTGCATTGCTTGAGGCCAAGATGGGATTGAGCGTGAT
- the LOC109736248 gene encoding uncharacterized protein isoform X1, which translates to MALRALDNALPAAVADQRPKKAAKLLSTAPTVAVARSPTGSGADRGVRPVRGPAARPRPQSPAAGLVAGLDSRDWVMVCEALNDARRLAIHHPALLAPILEKVVLGILKTVKNPRSAVLKTFVMACTDVIAAFGNLWLSSSCSSSLSKPMRAMATSMPPCRCTDSRVEPEPPLEHGSAVQEVELRMDHDLVVVGAWTIKLAGEMDGLGNGGAREILGLTNPRGARSSLGVA; encoded by the exons ATGGCGCTCCGCGCGCTGGACAACGCGTTGCCGGCCGCCGTGGCGGACCAGCGCCCCAAGAAGGCCGCCAAGCTGCTCTCCACGGCGCctaccgtcgccgtcgcccgctcCCCCACCGGGAGTGGAGCCGACCGTGGAGTACGTCCGGTCCGTGGACCTGCTGCCCGTCCTCGGCCCCAAAGCCCGGCCGCCGGCCTCGTCGCCGGGCTCGACTCCAGGGACTGGGTCATGGTCTGCGAGGCCCTCAACGACGCGCGCCGCCTCGCCATCCACCACCCCGCCCTCCTCGCCCCCATCCT GGAGAAGGTGGTGCTGGGGATCTTGAAGACGGTGAAGAACCCGCGCAGCGCCGTTCTCAAGACCTTCGTGATGGCGTGCACGGACGTCATCGCGGCCTTCGGCAACCTCTGGTTGAGCAGCAGCTGTAGCAGCAGCTTGTCCAAGCCGATGCGTGCCATGGCCACCTCCATGCCGCCCTGCCGATGCACAG ATTCGAGGGTGGAGCCCGAGCCTCCACTGGAGCATGGATCAGCCGTGCAGGAGGTGGAGCTCCGCATGGATCACGACTTGGTCGTCGTGGGGGCCTGGACCATCAAGCTCGCGGGCGAGATGGACGGCCTCGGCAACGGAGGCGCGCGTGAGATCCTGGGGTTGACCAATCCACGGGGCGCCAGATCTTCCCTCGGGGTCGCCTGA
- the LOC109736248 gene encoding uncharacterized protein isoform X2, protein MALRALDNALPAAVADQRPKKAAKLLSTAPTVAVARSPTGSGADRGVRPVRGPAARPRPQSPAAGLVAGLDSRDWVMVCEALLAPILEKVVLGILKTVKNPRSAVLKTFVMACTDVIAAFGNLWLSSSCSSSLSKPMRAMATSMPPCRCTDSRVEPEPPLEHGSAVQEVELRMDHDLVVVGAWTIKLAGEMDGLGNGGAREILGLTNPRGARSSLGVA, encoded by the exons ATGGCGCTCCGCGCGCTGGACAACGCGTTGCCGGCCGCCGTGGCGGACCAGCGCCCCAAGAAGGCCGCCAAGCTGCTCTCCACGGCGCctaccgtcgccgtcgcccgctcCCCCACCGGGAGTGGAGCCGACCGTGGAGTACGTCCGGTCCGTGGACCTGCTGCCCGTCCTCGGCCCCAAAGCCCGGCCGCCGGCCTCGTCGCCGGGCTCGACTCCAGGGACTGGGTCATGGTCTGCGAG GCCCTCCTCGCCCCCATCCT GGAGAAGGTGGTGCTGGGGATCTTGAAGACGGTGAAGAACCCGCGCAGCGCCGTTCTCAAGACCTTCGTGATGGCGTGCACGGACGTCATCGCGGCCTTCGGCAACCTCTGGTTGAGCAGCAGCTGTAGCAGCAGCTTGTCCAAGCCGATGCGTGCCATGGCCACCTCCATGCCGCCCTGCCGATGCACAG ATTCGAGGGTGGAGCCCGAGCCTCCACTGGAGCATGGATCAGCCGTGCAGGAGGTGGAGCTCCGCATGGATCACGACTTGGTCGTCGTGGGGGCCTGGACCATCAAGCTCGCGGGCGAGATGGACGGCCTCGGCAACGGAGGCGCGCGTGAGATCCTGGGGTTGACCAATCCACGGGGCGCCAGATCTTCCCTCGGGGTCGCCTGA
- the LOC109736248 gene encoding uncharacterized protein isoform X3, protein MALRALDNALPAAVADQRPKKAAKLLSTAPTVAVARSPTGSGADRGVRPVRGPAARPRPQSPAAGLVAGLDSRDWVMVCEALNDARRLAIHHPALLAPILEKVVLGILKTVKNPRSAVLKTFVMACTDVIAAFGNLWLSSSCSSSLSKPMRAMATSMPPCRCTASAMKTATPLAQDLQLA, encoded by the exons ATGGCGCTCCGCGCGCTGGACAACGCGTTGCCGGCCGCCGTGGCGGACCAGCGCCCCAAGAAGGCCGCCAAGCTGCTCTCCACGGCGCctaccgtcgccgtcgcccgctcCCCCACCGGGAGTGGAGCCGACCGTGGAGTACGTCCGGTCCGTGGACCTGCTGCCCGTCCTCGGCCCCAAAGCCCGGCCGCCGGCCTCGTCGCCGGGCTCGACTCCAGGGACTGGGTCATGGTCTGCGAGGCCCTCAACGACGCGCGCCGCCTCGCCATCCACCACCCCGCCCTCCTCGCCCCCATCCT GGAGAAGGTGGTGCTGGGGATCTTGAAGACGGTGAAGAACCCGCGCAGCGCCGTTCTCAAGACCTTCGTGATGGCGTGCACGGACGTCATCGCGGCCTTCGGCAACCTCTGGTTGAGCAGCAGCTGTAGCAGCAGCTTGTCCAAGCCGATGCGTGCCATGGCCACCTCCATGCCGCCCTGCCGATGCACAG CCAGCGCCATGAAGACTGCAACGCCACTAGCGCAAGACCTGCAGCTGGCCTAG